The sequence gggaaaaaaggcatgGGCAAAGGCACAGGGCTATCAACAtatcttctctccctctctcatagaagattttatttttccaaacttttattatttttttggcGCAACCCCCATTCTCAACaatatttctagattttttCCCACCACATTATGTTTAGGGATCAATGAAATATCTTCCATCCATCTGCTGGTATTTCTTTGAATTACCACATCTTTTGTGTTAGGGACttcaaacttttttccttcccatggTTGTCACTTTTGAGATCTCTTTTCTTATCTTCCATCCCACTGGGCCTCCCCATAACATATGCCTTTTTTGCTTTAAGACCGACCAAAAATTGGAACACCTCCTCCCCAATCTCGAGGGGGTTTTCCTCACCGAGATTTAGGTgctttaaagtccttggccctctaaaatCCCTGAGTCGCGtcggtataaaaaagcagagtcctcaaggtctgctttcaggtttctcatgttgtttattatttgatatctcagaattttctctgctccccagccgaggtccggacagcagctgggacacgaggcgaccGACTTCCCGAGGGGATgttccctaacatttatacagataactatgtgtcggttatttactattttgtaccaatgcccagtgcccacactaaaagtgacatttctactttgctccaatccactctaaccactttgtgccatcaccaccccaaatgatggaggacaaggaagaaggagaagtacatgaggtaccacccaaattgcaccatcttgtccccattcacctctattctataaactctaaaactactgagTTCTGTATCgtctactgtactaaactattgttttcacatcctggtggtttgtaattccttttgcagtgttggaagcttttcccatggattaaaatgaaccccggtgttttcctgggctctgtgccaaggtctctgagccccctggaccggctccacacccccctgtccagggctcaaactcctttcctcgGGTCCtaggccatccaaggggatgtcctggactccaacatctcCCCCTCCTGTTTGAACCAAAAAGACTTCTTTGGCAGGATTCTCCTTTAGTTTCGCTTTTGTATTGTCTGAGAAATGTCTGATGATTGGCGGAGTGGGCCCTGCGAAAGAGCCATACAGAAAGTTCAACACATACAAGGCTTTATTCAAGCGCATGTGTGGTGTTTCATCTGCCtccccccttttttgtttttccaaagggGATTTAAGTGTTTGAGTTGAAGAGCTGCAAAAGCCTCTTTGAGGTCTTCAGTCTGGGCTTTGATAATTCTTTCTATACGTTCTCTCAAGATGTCTGCTTGAATGGATGCCACATGCTGTGGTGTTCCTACTTTGCTGCATGCTTCTAACATTTCTGCTAtggaaggctgacctggcaTTGCACTGATGATACGTTTGCACTCTGTGttggcatttgcaaatgcaagacTTCAAAGCAAATGCGGCTTCACTCCCTCATCATTGACTTGCCTGTCTATTGCTTGTGTGAGATGATCAATGAATGAGGAGAAAGAGTCTgatgtgctttgctttatttctgtataaatactttCTGAAACTCCTGCTGGTGGAATTTGCAGGattgcttttcttgctgcttctgttaTATCTGCTAACACTTCTCGTGTTAAATCTCTTGCTTGATGATGTGGCTCATCATTTGGTGGATCACCTGCCATTTCCACTACAGTGATACCTGCATTTGGTCCTCTTTGATATCTTCTCCTGACGTCTTCAAGAGCTCTTCTccattttgcttcccagatCAGGATTTGCGAATCTGTAAGAATCATCAAAGCAATGGATTTGAGGTCAAAAGGTATTAAGTCATATGTATTAAATGTtgccttcaaaagctgcttgaagTACGGGGATCCCAATCCATTATCACAGATGGCTTTTACCAAGTCTTTGATCACATCATGATCCAATCTCTCCCATCTTCCGTTTTGACCTTGTGCATCGTATGCCATTGGCAATACTAAACTTCTTGCACCTGCTGAACTAAattcttttaatacttttttctttatctcagtCCAATCTGTTGCACTGGAAATCTGTGCATCAGACACCcgtgaattttcagaaaatggaattaattgtTGTGATTTCGATTGTGACACTGCTTCTCCTATTCCGGAGTCTGCCTGTATTTGTTGTTTGTTCCCATCTTCTTGAGACGTGATCCCTTCATCCTTGagggatatttctcttttttccttctagttGAGGAGTAAAAATCTGGGATTTTTGTGCAGCACGTGATCCTTGTGCAGCATTACCAAAACAGAGGGTTGAGCCATTGGATAGCTGGAGGGTAACCGAAAAAAGCGTCTGTGGAGTTAACTGAAGAGGAGCTTGATTGCCTTTTGGTGGAAGGAGCATTTGAGGGAATTGAATGTTTGAATCTGGGTTGAGctccaaagctgtttctttaaattgtgggaaaaaactgtttcataAAATCTTGAGATAATAGAATTGAAGAAGCTTGAGATGAAGGAAGCAGTCATATGAATCATGTTGTCGTCTGTGGCAAATGCTTGTTGTTGCAGTTGAGTTGCTGCATGGTCCCCTAAAGTTGACAACGGCTCCATTTGTTCTTCTTGGAATTGTTGCTTTggagaataaatctgttttttatatGTGACTGGGAGAAAATGATGCACTGTGGGAGTTCCGGCACTAGGGGCGCTGTTGCTCCCATGGCTGGGTGTGGCAGTCGCCGTGGCCGCTGTAATTGTGCAGTCCCGCCACTAGGTGGCGCTGGCCTCGCGACAACCGGACCCTGTCGATCGACCGATATTTGGTCCGGGATCTCTTCAGTTATTTGTGACAAAAGACGCTGTGCTTGTAACAAACTCTCCGTTTCTGGATCTCTGGGgaacactgcagtgatgtttggATGTGCACCCATGTGCCTGAACGAGCTAGCTGATATTGAATGACCGAGTGGCTGCCGTGTTGGTATTGAGGCGCCGCTCGTGGGCGGGGTTATGGTTTGTGGCGTCTGCTGTGAGGAGGCGGCCCCTTGGAGAAATTCTCCGCCCTGGCCCCACCCCATCAACACTTGCACCGCCCCCGCCTGCTCCGATCCCGCTGGCATCGTCCCGGCACCGCCCTGGGAGGCGTTCCCTCTCGacccggccccggggccgccccgtcCCGCTCGCCATCGGGGTTTACCCCGCCCGCAGCGAGACTGCGGCTTGGGATACATCCCACCCCCACTGCGCCTGCGCCAACGTGAGCCGCGAGCGCCTCTGGGGTTTGCAGTGCACGGCTCTGCGCCTGCGCCGcccctcctggctctctgcccGCACCTTGCGATGTGGACACAGTTTTGTCCATTTCGCTTCCCGTAGCCTCCGTCATCACCCTGCGCCGAGCTACCGGCAcgggcttttcctccccctttgtCCCGGTCTCGCGGTCTGCGAAATCCCCACGGTCGCCCGCGAGTTGTTTTTCCCCGCGATCCGCGCCCCCCTGACatggtgtgtttttctgctgcccccCGTCACGTTCCGCGTCCGCGCCCTGTGATTGTTCCCGGCGCAATTGACTCGCATCGCCTTGGCGTCCTTGTGCCGCGGTGTTATCTCCCGCCGCCGGCgcgatttggggttgttttccctgctgctctggggtttggctcactccccctcccccctgttgtgtctgtccctgctcgggtggaggaagggatggCGAAGCGATTTCGCGCGGTGTCTGGGGAGGGGTAAACGGACTTCTAGGTGGAATCCGATCTAAATCTTCCCGTTCCCCCCCCGGGGCAACTGTCCCATGTCCAGGGGACATGCTTCCAAAGAAAGCATGTCTCTATCCTGATCGCTAGGatgaagtacaatttttttctttcctgggacTGGCATCGGGGAATCAGGTTTCGGAATTTGAGGCTGCGAGATAGGCTGTTGTGATTTATGTGCCtcatcctggaggagctgctggctctctcctgctgctataacctgggggagctgctggctATCCCCTCCTCCCACATTCTCACTAGGAGATATGggatctgcctgctgctgagaagcagctggctgctgttcaacagaagaaacatcGCTCTGTTCCTCCTGCGCAGCCCTCCGCTGCTGTAAAGAAGGAGGAAGTGCCTTTTTATTACGTGAAATTGCCTCTAGCATGATTCTCCCTGCGGGCAATAGCCTCGCAGCTGTTTTATCCCTTTTAGTTGCCCTGTGGTACAGTTCCCTATTTGCCTCTTGCCAAAATGCCGGCTCAAATAGGACGTGGGTTTCACAATGTGGAAAGTTacaccaaacccacaaaaacagagcttgaagctccttttcaggaaggcctgcaggatgtgcagacaTAACTACCCGTAAAGCAGATAGGATCCTAAGTTGTTCCTGGGAGACTCCCAGCCCCATGTGTTCTGGATTCGACTGGTCTCAtcaaaactgaagaacagggtGCAGATGTTCTCAAATTCGTCCCAGAGGTGTTCTGATCACCGACCAGCAGATCTCAGGGTGATGAGTCCAGGGCCCTTGGAGTTCGTCTGTCCGAGGCGAAGTTGaagtcagctgctgtggccacaaatCTTCCCCTGTCTTCTCTGGATTTCTTCCTGGCTTTAGAGGGCTTTGTGTGTCCACTGGAAAGCACCCAGTGAAGCCAATTCTCGGTGAGGTGCCCACTCGGTGCCCACCCAGGGACGCCAGATGTCGGGGTGGGTTCCTCACCCGAACTTTAGGTgctttaaagtccttggccctctaaaagccccgagtcgcgtcggtataaaaaagcagagtcctcaaggtctgctttcagatttctcatgttgtttattattcgatatctcagaattttctctgctccccagccgaggtccggacagcagctgggacacgaggcgactgcccgcctcaggggatgtcccctaacatttatacagataactacgtatTGGtaatttactattttgtgccgatgcccagtgcccacactaaaagtgacatttctactttgctccaatccactctaactactttgtgccatcaccaccccaaatgatggaggacgaggaagaaggagaagtacacgaggtaccacccaaattccaccatcttgtccccatttacctctattctataaactctaaaactactgagTTCTGTATcgtctactgtgctaaactactgttttcacatcctggtggtttgtaattccttttgcagtgttggaagcttttcccatggattaaaatcaaaccccggtgttttcctgggctctgtgccaaggtctctgagccccctggaccggctccacacccccctgttcagggctcaaactcctttcctcgggtcccaggccatccaaggggatgtcctggactccaacacttTCAAGCAGTTTTATGTACAGTTATTCACACAGAGGTCACACTTGCGTGACAAGGTTCCACTGTAGGGACAATGTATACAATACAGCATTTCCTTAggatattaatattaattttggATAGTAGCAAAGataccttttcttctcctttttcttcgTGTCAGTTCTGGCAATCAACTGTAAAATGTGAGAGTGATTAGGCATGGCAGCTTTTTTCTACACCAGTATTTTGATGCACGAAAacttcctctcttctctctctcttttttttttttttttaaatctaagaCAAAGATGAACAGAATATTTGGGAATTAGCCATGTGATCCACATTTCTGACAACTGCAGATGGggaatttctgttctctttcatgTCTGCCTTTTCAGCTTTTGCCAGAATGTGATAACAGAAGAAACCTTTCTGACCAGAACACTATCACGTTATCAGTGTAACTGGAAAAcggtagagagagagagacttcAGCTTTCCACAGagtgtgccagcagcaccctaATGTGGCTACTTGTTTGACCAGCTGCTGAGTTCCAAGCACTCAGAGTGGAGTCTCTAACCAAGAAATATCCTTCAGTGCTGGCCAGCAGGATGCTGGTCTGAGTACCCAGAGGGCAATCACAGCAAGCATTGTAGGGGGAAAAGGGCAAGCAAGCCCTCAGATGGACGGGGGGGAAGCCTGCCAAAGGGCACAGACACCAGATTTTGAACAGGTTTCAGTAGCTTCAGATAGAGCTGGTGCGCTCAGGGTGTGCCTGAGCATAGCGCAGGGATCAAACTACCAGCAACTCATCTCGGGGTCTGATCCTTCCTGAGCTGCACGCCAGCGGAAAGTTgggcttgctgctgctttcgCCTGCCATCCGGGAGTGGATCAGCCCGACGCCGCGATGCCTGGCTGAGCCTGTGCCTCGCAACCGCTCGTCTGCGCATTTGTCGCTGCGGGAGGCTCGGCGGCTGGAGTATTTGAGGGGCTGGGCAGCGGGGGAAGATGCTCAGAGCCTGCGGAGACCGTGCGCCCGGCGGAGCGCAGCCGCGGCGGGGCACGGAGGGGGCGCGGGCTCGGGCGCTGCGGGGGCCGCGCTCCGCTCTCCGGGCGCCTCGGGCCGCCGATCTCCAGCCCATCCTCGGCTACCTCCATCTCCACCCCATCTCCCGATCCGGTCGCTGGGTGCCCCGGAGCCCCTACCCTCGGCTCCGGCCACGCTCTTCCCGGGCCCCCCTCCTCCGCTGGCTGACTGCTGTCAGAGACGCCCtgccccgctgtccctgtcctcccccCTCTGCCCCGGCCAGCCGCCCAGTCCCGGTCCACTCTCCCCTCTCTCAGCGCCGTCGACTCCGCTCCCCGCCCTGCCCTTCTCTGCgcgccccgctgcccccggcgctgcccccggccccgtGCGCAGGGCGGCAGGCGAGGCTGCGGGGCCGGCGCGGGTgcccccttcctcctgccctcgCCCGCTCCGGCCAACCCGCTGAGAGATGGACTTGGCAGGCGTGCTGCTGGCGCTGCTCCTCGTGCTGGTGCTGgttgtttctctgctctccaaCCTCCTGGTGCCGCTATGCTTCGTCTACAGTACGGAGATCCGCAAGCAGGTCGCCGGGGTTTTCCTGGTGAACTTATCCTTCTGCAACCTGCTTCTCACCGTTCTGAACATGCCTTTTGCCCTGCTGGGCATCCTGAGGAGCCAGCAACCTCTCGGGGGCTGCGTCTGCAAGGCGGTGGGTTTCCTGGAAGCTTTCCTGATTTCCAACACCATGCTGAGCATGGCAGCGCTCAGCATCGACAAATGGATTGCCGTGGTGTTCCCCCTGAGCTACACCAGCAAGATGCGGTATAAGGACGCTGTGACACTGATGGGCTACTCGTGGCTCCACTCCCTCACGTTCCCCTTGGTATCCTTGTTTTACTCATGGGTAGATTACAACAGCGTTTATGCCTCTTGCACCTTACACCTGAAGAAGAGACGGAGCGGAGAAGGTTTACAGTGTTCACCATTGTCTTTCACTCCACCAGTTTCATGCTGTCTCTGGTGATCTTGTGTTTCACCTATTTGAAGGTGTTGAAAGTTGCCCGGTTCCACTGCAAGCGGATGGACATTATTACCATGCAGACTCTGGTTTTGCTGGTGGATATCCACCCCAGGTAATGGCTGCGCGTTCGGATTCACAGCCCCGGTCACTCGCGGTAGTTACCCTCGGCGGAAAAGATACCCCGCCTCTCCAGCACCCTTTCCTGCCCGCCCCGGCCGCATGGCGAGCGCTCCTGCCTCTAGTTTCAGACGCTGCTTACAGTGCCAGGAACGGTGGCTTGTGCATTTGTAGCCTTCTCTGTTTAAATGCTAATCGGGCTCTCCAGGTTATCCCACTTGCCTGAGTTCCCTTCAAGCGGGACTCACTGCTTTGTTGTGTGCGATCGTCCCGAGGCTCGGCGGGGCTGGGGCTATCCTCCTTCTCTCCGGGCTGCCCTCCTCTTCCCGAGGGGATTGCCTTCCTCTCCCCCAGGGGCGCTGCCTTCCTCTCCACGTTCCCGGGCGCAGGGGCTTTGGGGAGTGGAGAAGGTTCTATCCCTCTGCCTTGGGCTCACATCTCACCTCCTCCCTTCTTGCCTTAACACCCTCACTGCTCTTTTCCCTCCGTAGTGTGAAGCAGCGCTGTCTGAACGAGCAGaaaaggaggaggcagagggctaccaagaaaataagtatttttatagGGTCGTTCGTCATCTGTTTTGGTCCTTACATTACCACCAGGTTAGTATCCCCTGTCGGGGTGGGGGACTTTGTGGGATCAGGATGTCCTGTGATTGGCAGGTGCCCGGGGGTCCCACAGCTAATTTGGGGGGGGCAGAGCCAAACGGATCCTCGGGACCGGTCTTGAGGCGCagagcacacaaacacacacaaacacaccctGACACGCCACTCCTGTCCACACACCCAGTCCTAGGGGGCAGCCCCGGCAGGACCTGGCTCTCCTCCCCTCATCGCAGCCAGGTTTGGGCACCTCTGCCAAAAGCAAGTGGCTTTTAGGACAAGTACTGGGAATTGATTACATGCCAGTGGGagataaaagcagtttaaaggACTTGACACCCTTCCTTAGTAGCACAACCCTAGcaatagaaaggaaaacagacagaCTTGCCTGATTAgcttaggggttttttgttttttttaaggcatAAGGCCGAGTTTGCTGCTGTTGGAAGCTGATATAATCTAAATTTGTCCAGGCTGATAATTTGTCAGATAAGATTTCAGTCTGGAAACATTAATGCCTGGAAATACATTGCTAATGGTGCAGCACAGACTTATGATGAGGTGTAAAAGTTacttcccaggaaaagcaggactTCTTAAATGTATAGGAAACACCATGTTCCTCAAATGGACAGAATTCTAGGCATCCATCCTGGTGGTTTGCACCTTTTGAAGTGTCCATGGATCATTGTTGTTATCTACTTGTGTAGTTTTCATACAATAGAtgattattaatatttttaaatcttgtatAAACCAGTGAGCTGGAAGTCAGTGTAACTACACTGAATTGCAGCATCCCAGCATTTAGCCTTTCGGCTCTAAACCGAAATGGCCTACATCCTTCacaagtgatttttaaaaatatttcccacttTCACAGTGTGTTCAAGACAGCCTTGAAGAGTCTTCTGAAGTTGCTGACTTGTGTTGAGGGAGGTGCATTAGTGTGCAAACACCCCCAGTGAGGGCTTCTTCAAGGCTGTTACCCAGGTTGCCAGtgtctgcagccacagcagctgacagaaccTGGCCAGCTTTAGTGCTCTCATctcacagtcacacacacacaggccaTTTATGGTCAGTGCCACTGCCCTTTTCTGAGAGGAGTAGGGGACAGGTTAAGGCCAATGCACTaaacagagaatatttttaaaatttgtaaagtgacatttatttcagttctcaTGTACATGTTGGAAGGGATTCCTTCCTGATTGCCTGGatagctacatttttttttctgcagttgaaAGGATTATTACAAATATTAACATTACATCACATAGTTAAAAGGTTACTTTATCATTGTTCAGTACATTTTGAGCCATGTTCTATTCACTTTTGCCATAATCAGGATGTAATGATGTTGAGCAAAGTGGATTTTGCCATCTTCTTTCCATCTGAACATTACCAAGCTCAGCAAATTCCAAAGGTGGCCACATTTTTTAGGGCAGAGGTATTTCTCAtaaacttctaaaataaaagttacTTCCTTCTTCAGACTTTGCATTTGGCAAATGTGAGACGGTGCATTTTCTATGTGTGACAAACGTGTACCTACTGAATCACTGTAGAGAAGGCTGAAGGGCTTGTTCATGGAAATGTGTGTCAAGGTACAGCTTCTGTCTGTCACAGGGACTGAGCTGGTTCAGTGACAGCAGAATGGAAAGTATCTGGGGAGGACATCAAAAGGCTCCTTGTCTCAGAGACAAGGCAGTGGCAAGACAGCACTTGCTGGTGATGGAGGTGAGATTGGAGGCCTTGCTGCCATGCCTCTTCCCCCACTCTTCCTTCATTCTGATTTTCAGGGGGGTGGCACTGAAGCAGTCTCTGGGGAGGCAATGTAAAAGCCTTCCTCCCCATTGTCTTGCTCTTGGCCTGGTGACTCAGGTTGCATTGTGAGCTCAGTATTTGCTCCTCACTTCAGAAATTTGACCGAGATTAGGCTCATTAGCAATATATTCATCTTTTCTCTGAGAGACGACAGATGAATTGAATCTCCTTTGGAACAGcaatgaaagcaagaaaatcctACTAAGATGCATTCAAATGGATATTTCTGACTTGTTTTGGCCAGACCCTTTATCTTATTAAAAtctgtgtaatttttcttctgttggctTCAGTGCAATCAAGTTTGGATCCATAATGCATTAATGGGAACATAGCAATACATCTATTTTGAAGACTAAAAGATATCTTACTCTTCTTATTTAGTGTCTTTATAAAAACATCAATTAGATATTTGTTGTATTAGGATGATATTACAATTACATGGCAAGTGTCATTTATTGTACAATTACTTCTCATATTTTGTATCTTCCTGTTCTACCTATTTTGAACTCACTGGAAATTTCTCTGAGCAGCTTCAAACAGAAGtaatctgtttttttcaaatgcacttGCCATAAGAATGATTTAACTTTTAGCcatataaataagaaaatttccTGTCACTTGTAGCAGTGTTCTGTCCAGATGATGGTAAGTCAGCTTTTCTACGAGGAGGGACTAAAACAGCTTCCAAAGTCAACACCCTGCAAGTCAGGAGCTCTGCATTTTGGAAAGAGGACAGAAGGTTTTTCAAGCCCTGAGAAAGCTTCTGATCTTACATCTTCAAGCAGTGATGTCTTAGAGAAAAGGGCTATTTTATCTCCCAGAACAATTTCTTTACTTCTGGGGTGAATAGAGCAAAGTAGTATATTCTTGCTCCTGCAAAAGGTTTTACAGAAGatacacacaaaataaaaattcctcaCACTGTTCTTTCCATCTTCTTGGAGGATTTGCCCACTGCAGATGATCTGGGTGAGACATTTACTGGAACAGTCTGAAAGATTGCCCTCACTACTGTGGAAAAATTGTTTAACTTAGTTGTGGTTTCTGCCCTCATGATTAATACATCCCTCTCAGCGGAGGTGCTGAGGCCTGTAAATCTATTCTTTATAACATAAATTAGATGTAAATccaaataattgtttttaatttgctggTCGTTGGAGAAGGCAGTGCTTTTCAAGGCTGCTCCCAAAGTTCACTGAAGTCTGTAGATGCTTCTCAGCTGAGTTAGGATGATTTCCAGTTCACTGTAGGTTTTTGTGAATTTGCTGCAACAAATAAATACTCAGTCTCTCCTAGGAGAAGGAACCTACTAGACATCACTGGGTGTGTAAAACAAATATCTTCCAAGGGATCAGCGACATCAGATGCTGTTTGACCACTGATAAAACAAGACACAGGCAGTTCAGAACAGGCAGTAAATTTTATactttgcaaaacaaatgtCTTTTCAAGTGCAAATCCAGCATTTAATCAAAGGTTTTGGTCCCAAGAGAGTTGTCAGCTCTGTTTCCCcttgttccttcttttttttgtgagttGCTTTTATTAACATTGTCTTTGATATTTCCTAGAaacttttcccattttttgctatttttaagaAGTATGCTGCTGCAAAAGTATTGCTGAGCAAAGAGCTCCAGTGTCCaacttctctttgttttcaatgttttaaaaatagttctgtatttaaatattctctAGCATTGAAGAAAATAACGCAGCCATTTCCTTTATAGTTTGTATTGAACCATATGTATGTGACCCAGTGCTGTACAGGActtcatattttattcattaatttaGTTTGAGGGAGTAGATGTTTGATGTGCAGCTATTTCAAGCCAATTCCACTTTCTAAAATCCTTCTAATCAAATTGGATCACCTCCTGATAtagatatttaatttaaaaaatcctcacacttgtgataatttttattctgtattgtAACTTTAAAACTGTTCTTCCGTGTATGAAGAAACTGATGTTACTCTCTTATAAACATGAAGATAAACATGAAGACATTAACATTTACTTTCTACCTTCTAGTCAGCTTGTGTAAACATGCTTCAGTATAATTAACTAGTTTAATGTTTGGGACTGAGGTTGGACATATGGCAATGCTGTGTCTGCTCCTGTCTGTAGCTCTGTCTGTAGCTAATTTGAGGCAAAAATTGCAGATTTCCAAATGAATTTACCAAACTTTGTGCCATAACAAGGAGGGAAGCGTGGCATTCCCTGTCtctgaggggctgtgcagcATCACCCTTGTTATTTCAAGGTCTTGGTGTTCAGGACAGTGTTGGGCTGGCACCAGAGAGGGGCTCGTGGTGGGAAACATGTGCCCAGTGCCTCAGCCAGGCATCAGCAACCCTGAGCACTGCAGTCCTCAcacacagcctgccctggcacctGCACCAAGGACACTGGGAGCAGCTGTCACCCCCTTAAGCTGCAGCATCTGGATCTGTGTCCTGAGCACAGACACTTGTTCTTCAAAGGCTCAACTCAGAGATGACATTTAATGAATATTTGGAGGGAAAGAAGGATGAAGCAAAACTGGTCTTTTAGATCATATCCTAATGATTACAAACTGCGCTAAAAAATGAGAGATGTtgggtgtttctttttttattaatattattattattttggggaTTTTCAATTATTCCTGAAGCCCAGGAGGGCTCCTGGCTGGGCTTTGCCTCATGCCGTAGTGTTGAGGCAAGTGTGGATGTGCAAGTGGGAGGCTTTACAGAGAAAGTGAGCTACCAGTAAAACAGAGCTTCTTCCAGGATTTACAGCAGCTGAATGAAGAGTTTTCCACATCACGCTTAAAAACTTAGATTACTATTCAATTATAGCTGACTTTTTTGGAGTTAGCCTTTAACCCCTCTGcctgtattt comes from Sylvia atricapilla isolate bSylAtr1 unplaced genomic scaffold, bSylAtr1.pri scaffold_126_arrow_ctg1, whole genome shotgun sequence and encodes:
- the LOC136374778 gene encoding LOW QUALITY PROTEIN: G-protein coupled receptor 26-like (The sequence of the model RefSeq protein was modified relative to this genomic sequence to represent the inferred CDS: inserted 1 base in 1 codon), which produces MDLAGVLLALLLVLVLVVSLLSNLLVPLCFVYSTEIRKQVAGVFLVNLSFCNLLLTVLNMPFALLGILRSQQPLGGCVCKAVGFLEAFLISNTMLSMAALSIDKWIAVVFPLSYTSKMRYKDAVTLMGYSWLHSLTFPLVSLFYSWVDYNSVYASCTLHLKKXTERRRFTVFTIVFHSTSFMLSLVILCFTYLKVLKVARFHCKRMDIITMQTLVLLVDIHPSVKQRCLNEQKRRRQRATKKISIFIGSFVICFGPYITTRLVSPVG